The Candidatus Vicinibacter proximus sequence AATCCCAAACCATCATCAAACAATCTAAATTCTAGAATCAAAGTCCTTTTTGTTGGTCCTAAAATTTGCTTGAGTCTAATATGTAAGGATCTGTAATGATTTCTAATCTGCTTTTCTTCTCCCCATACGGTTGTCCAAGTGTCATCCATTTCTACAGTATAATGACTGTCCACCACAAAATCCTTGTCAAGACCAATCGCATCCTTCAAAAGAATCCCTAATCCACCGTCTTTGATAATTGGTAAACCCTCTGCTTTGAAACCATACCGCGGGCTTCCTTGCTCATCCAGATAGAATTTTAATTCCATCAAATTATTTGGAGAATTAAGTTTGAGAACATTTGCAGCCTGAGCATTTAATACATTCTCCATCAAAATAAATGCAACAAGAACCCCACGCATTAAACCTATTAATTTCATTTGATATTTTCTTGAGGGACAAAAATAGAGCATTCTATCATTACAGCCTTATAGTATTATCGCATTGCGATATTTTGGCTTATTTGTATTACATCATAAAAGTATACTGATGATTCCACCTTTTCAATAATCGCTTTCATAATTTGCTCATTTGCAAATTTTCACATTAACCAATTCATTAAGACGTGTGTATCAAGTGCACTTTTTGATCTTCGTAAATTTAACACTGGGAAGCTTCCAACAACCCGGTTATTTCGAGCTTCCTAGCTTGAAATTTACGAGGAATTTAGCAAGTACTATTTGCAATCTTCGTCATTAACTCATTTGCTCATTTTCAAATTAACTCATTTCCAACTTTCCTCACCTTCCCATCGCAATAGTAGCCATACAGATGCTTTTGGGAGAACCTTTCAGCAATTCGATCGCACATGATTCCAGGGTAGCGCCAGTGGTAAGTACATCATCTACCAATAAGATATTTTTTTGATGGATACTATCCGGATTAATCAGTCTAAATACATTTCGCATATTTTCATTTCTGCGAAATCTATCCATTTCTGTTTGTGTGTTGGTGTTGCTGGATCGGATCAAAACATTGTGTAAAATTTCTGCATTTAATTCTTTGGCTATTGCCCTTCCAAATAATAAACTTTGATTGTATCCTCTTAGCAATTCTCTTTTCGGATGTAGCGGTACGGGAATTACCAGATCAATTTCTCGGTAAGAGGGGACATCGCTTAGGATTTTGCCATAGTACTGGCCAAGCCCTTCTGCCAATTCCGGTTTATTCCTATACTTTATCAATTCAAGAATTTTATGCGCCAGGCCATCCGGTACATAATAGTACAAACTGGCACCAGTAAGTATATTTACCCGCCCTTTAAAATGTCCAGTAAATTCATTTTCAGGGTGTAGGTGCAGGGAAGTTGGACTGGAGAGCGCTTGACATTTAAAACAAAATATTTCTTCCTTTGAGTGGGATCTTGCACCACAGACCATGCATAAGTTTGGGTAGAAAAGCTCAAGCAATGCCTCACCGGCATAAACTAATTTCCTCCTTATTTCGGAGGAAGATCGAAAAAAATGCATCATTGTACTTTAGGTGTTCAAAACAAAAGTAGGAAGAATATTTATTCTAAAAAATCTTCTTTCACATTCTTTCATCCCATGGCATAAATGAAAAAATCCCGGTCATTACTGACCGGGACCTTCAAACAAAACGAAAAACCAACTTTATAGAAAGCTACAAAAACCTTGTTACACGCCTTTACGAATCTTGACCGCAATTTCTTTGGCCATACCGTCCCGGATGATCTTAATGTTGAGGGTTTCTCCAACTTTGGTCAAACCAATTGCCTTCTGGAGATCTTCATAGTTTTTTATCGGCTTGTCATTAACCCCAACAATTACATCTTTCTGACGCAGACCAGCATATTTTGCAGAGCTGTTATCTTCGAGATTCTCTATTACAACTCCATCTTTTGAAGAAAGGTTCAATTCTTTTATACTTTCTTCATCAATTTCAGAAACTACTACACCAAGCTTTCCGCGTTCAAAAGTGCCATTGGTCATAAGCTCCTTGACAACTTTATTCATAAGGTTTACTGGTATGGCAAAAGAATAGCCACTATAGTAACCGGTCTTCGATGCAATTGCTGAATTTATTCCTACCAGCCTTCCTTGCGCATCTACCAAAGCACCACCACTATTACCCGGATTTACTGCTGCATCTGTCTGAATAAATTCCTCAATGCCTTTTTCTGGTGCTTTCTGTCCATAAAAATATTGTTGTTCTTGATTTTCATC is a genomic window containing:
- a CDS encoding ComF family protein, with product MMHFFRSSSEIRRKLVYAGEALLELFYPNLCMVCGARSHSKEEIFCFKCQALSSPTSLHLHPENEFTGHFKGRVNILTGASLYYYVPDGLAHKILELIKYRNKPELAEGLGQYYGKILSDVPSYREIDLVIPVPLHPKRELLRGYNQSLLFGRAIAKELNAEILHNVLIRSSNTNTQTEMDRFRRNENMRNVFRLINPDSIHQKNILLVDDVLTTGATLESCAIELLKGSPKSICMATIAMGR